One genomic region from Yarrowia lipolytica chromosome 1C, complete sequence encodes:
- a CDS encoding uncharacterized protein (Truncated form of YALI0C09031g, weakly similar to uniprot|Q6CCL1 Yarrowia lipolytica YALI0C08473g), with amino-acid sequence MAESTVESTVESTVESTTEVSPTPEPTSSAPESTSESPSSVESSSVFSNTTTVSSAAVSSAAVSSTPSVSLVSSTPVSIDTCIETETVTVNGTVSTETKDVCATSSTPAPVSTNTCIEVETTTVSGTASTVTKDVCASTTPSADPCTEVVTVLSNGTTTVVTKDVCASTTVSADPCTSTEVVSVSGVVSTITKDICASTTSSDACIEVETATVDGSVTTVSKNVCDPVVTSDACVVTETISSNGSISTVTKDICASATPVPTVTDSCTQVDTVTVSGTESVVTKDLCSSAPVSTDSCFVTKVVSKDGAVSTVTKDTCAPASTDFCTVVETATVSGTETVVTKDVCASATITATPSSDACIEVSTTTISGVASTVTKDVCAPLSTDSCIVRDTVTASGLETVVAKNTCVGTITKTVTHCDGGCTELPVTLTEAPVSSTAVVTTVVEGKTVTVTVCDEDFKTNESVTVSGSAAEITSTVVVPMTITKTITNCDNGCSEIPVTIVETPVASTEVITTVIENKTLTVTVCNEDFTTEAVETPTQTPAQSTPVVTVVSSSPAESPAVSKIVKTVTVCNGAGCSEAQSTETVTLQTVQTQSTEIVSAQPTQSVAIESKVESRASTTSITVVETSPEASTPAQPKESTPAQPKESTSAQESTPAQSSTEVPTQAPQQSSPAPQWPDAPNPEQANSASTKVIGALALLPLFAFLI; translated from the coding sequence atggcTGAGTCTACTGTTGAGTCCACTGTCGAGTCCACTGTTGAATCTACTACTGAGGTCTCCCCCACTCCCGAGCCCACTTCTTCCGCTCCCGAGTCCACCTCCGAGTCTCCCTCTTCCGTTGAGTCTTCTTCCGTGTTCTCCAACACTACTACCGTTTCTTCCGCCGCTGTCTCCTCCGCCGCTGTTTCCTCCACTCCTTCCGTGTCTCTCGTCTCTTCTACCCCTGTTTCCATTGACACCTGCATCGAGACCGAGACTGTCACCGTGAATGGCACTGTCTCGACTGAGACCAAGGATGTGTGCGCTACCTCTTCTACCCCTGCTCCCGTGTCTACCAACACCTGCATTGAGGTTGAGACCACCACCGTTTCTGGAACCGCCTCTACCGTTACCAAGGACGTTTGTGCTTCTACCACTCCATCTGCCGACCCCTGCACTGAGGTTGTTACTGTTTTGTCCAACGGTACCACCACTGTGGTTACCAAGGACGTCTGTGCCTCCACCACCGTTTCGGCTGATCCCTGCACTTCAACCGAggttgtgtctgtctccGGTGTTgtctccaccatcaccaaggatATCTGCGCTTCTACTACTTCTTCGGATGCCTGCATTGAGGTCGAGACTGCCACTGTCGACGGCTCTGTCACCACGGTTTCCAAGAACGTGTGTGACCCTGTCGTGACTTCTGACGCCTGTGTTGTCACCGAGACTATCTCTTCCAAcggctccatctccaccgtTACCAAGGACATCTGCGCTTCTGCCACCCCTGTACCCACTGTCACTGACTCTTGCACCCAGGTCGATACCGTGACTGTGTCTGGAACCGAGTCTGTTGTCACCAAGGACTTGtgctcttctgctcctgttTCCACCGACTCGTGTTTTGTCACCAAGGTTGTATCTAAGGACGGAGCTGTTTCCACTGTGACCAAGGATACCTGCGCCCCCGCTTCCACTGACTTTTGCACTGTGGTTGAGACTGCCACTGTTTCCGGAACTGAAACTGTTGTGACCAAGGACGTGTGTGCTTCTGCAACTATCACCgccactccttcttctgacGCTTGCATTGAGgtttccaccaccaccatctccgGTGTTGCCTCTACAGTCACCAAGGATGTGTGTGCTCCTCTCTCCACCGACTCCTGCATTGTTCGAGATACTGTCACCGCCTCCGGACTCGAGACTGTGGTTGCCAAGAACACCTGTGTCGgaaccatcaccaagaccgtCACCCACTGCGATGGTGGTTGCACTGAGCTCCCCGTCACTTTGACTGAGGCCcccgtctcctccaccgccGTTGTCACTACGGTCGTTGAGGGCAAGACCGTCACTGTCACTGTTTGCGACGAGGATTTCAAGACCAATGAGTCTGTCACCGtctctggctctgctgctgagattACCTCCACCGTGGTTGTACCCAtgaccatcaccaagactATCACCAACTGCGACAACGGCTGCTCCGAGATCCCCGTCACTATTGTCGAGACCCCCGTTGCCTCCACCGAGGTGATCACCACCGTGATTGAAAACAAGACTCTCACTGTGACTGTCTGCAACGAGGACTTCACCACTGAGGCCGTTGAGACTCCTACTCAGACTCCTGCCCAGTCTACTCCTGTTGTCACTGTcgtctcttcttctcccgcCGAGTCTCCCGCTGTCtccaagattgtcaagaCCGTCACTGTCTGCAACGGCGCTGGCTGCTCCGAGGCCCAGTCTACTGAGACCGTTACTCTGCAGACCGTCCAGACTCAATCCACGGAGATTGTCTCTGCCCAGCCCACTCAGTCTGTGGCCATCGAGTCCAAGGTTGAGTCTCGAGCCTCGACTACTAGCATCACCGTTGTCGAGACTTCCCCCGAGGCTTCCACACCTGCTCAGCCCAAGGAGTCTACTCCTGCTCAGCCCAAGGAGTCTACTTCTGCTCAGGAGTCTACCCCCGCTCAGTCCTCTACTGAGGTTCCCACACAGGCTCCTCAGCagtcttctcctgctcctcagtGGCCCGATGCCCCTAACCCCGAGCAGGCCAACTCTGCTTCCACCAAGGTGATTGGAGCTCTTGCTCTCCTCCCCCTCTTTGCATTCCTCATTTAA
- a CDS encoding uncharacterized protein (Compare to YALI0C09009g, some similarities with uniprot|Q9C2Q2 Neurospora crassa Related to transcription activator amyR), with protein MFGAINFNITPPNCQPRACDNCRVRKIKCPNIEQGVSPLSSKPCDKCVEASLCCTYNQITKKKGPKVSSKKRKLILDQPWEVTDDIAYQHFENEQESHLCFSIRDDMSSPVTDEDTPSSPPNEDANALHTALVEYFQNTYTCLPLVDLADDNYGLLNGLILANLTHEFKKSANHATKTALLSQIRKVHLQKASLASDTISIDSVCDSIFLHMAMRALNYTNRALAYLSEAHTYYHLLSIRNSRTKRLNCLLTNLRYETNAHHLSTDPPNYTVAELLSRPYSGSLAHLCSESYNHQVISLLLWHTSITIGHNQYTSSSTGTGQPQTNDCRDTQKSIQQYLQLVRKPGTSAHLLMKMGELLNHQLSQLSSSQLQMCGTHTLKMIVEMLIHYPELHQLSQLLQFYIDKSETWSCASWLEFPSWGDEYGVAHTV; from the exons ATGTTTGGAGCCATCAACTTCAACATTACCCCTCCAAACTGTCAGCCAAGAGCCTGTGACAATTGTCGAGTGAGAAAGATCAAG TGCCCGAATATCGAACAGGGCGTGTCTCCCCTCTCCTCGAAGCCCTGTGACAAGTGTGTAGAAGCGTCGCTatgctgtacatacaaccagatcaccaagaagaagggcccTAAGGTCTCGTCCAAGAAACGCAAACTCATCCTGGACCAGCCTTGGGAAGTCACCGACGACATTGCCTATCAACATTTCGAGAACGAACAAGAGTCGCACTTGTGCTTCAGTATCAGAGACGACATGAGCAGTCCTGTCACTGACGAAGATactccgtcttctcctcctaACGAAGATGCCAACGCTCTTCATACTGCTCTCGTCGAGTACTTTCAAAACACATACACCTGTCTGCCGTTAGTGGATCTCGCCGACGACAACTACGGCCTCTTGAATGGCCTGATATTGGCCAATCTCACCCACGAGTTCAAAAAGTCGGCAAATCATGCCACTAAAACTGCCCTCCTGTCTCAGATCAGAAAAGTGCATCTGCAAAAGGCCTCTCTTGCATCGGATACTATCTCCATCGACTCAGTATGCGACTCAATTTTCTTGCACATGGCAATGAGGGCTCTCAAttacacaaacagagcTCTGGCGTATCTCAGCGAGGCCCACACCTACTACCATCTTCTGTCGATTCGAAACTCACGCACCAAAAGACTCAACTGTCTTCTCACCAATCTCAGATATGAAACAAATGCACATCATCTGAGTACAGACCCCCCCAATTATACGGTTGCCGAGCTGCTATCGCGTCCGTACTCGGGATCCTTGGCTCATCTTTGCTCTGAATCGTACAATCATCAGGTTATCTCACTTCTACTATGGCACACCTCAATCACCATCGGACATAACCAGTATAcgagttcaagtacaggtactgGCCAACCTCAAACTAACGACTGCAGAGATACCCAGAAATCCATCCAGCAGTATCTGCAGCTTGTGCGCAAACCCGGAACGTCAGCCCACCTTCTCATGAAAATGGGAGAGTTACTCAACCATCAACTGAGTCAATTGTCTTCTTCACAGCTTCAAATGTGTGGCACTCATACTCTCAAGATGATTGTCGAGATGCTCATACATTATCCGGAGCTCCATCAGCTGTCGCAGCTGCTCCAGTTCTACATTGATAAATCTGAGACATGGTCGTGTGCAAGCTGGTTAGAATTTCCTAGTTGGGGAGATGAATACGGGGTAGCGCATACGGTATAA